One window from the genome of Nicotiana sylvestris chromosome 9, ASM39365v2, whole genome shotgun sequence encodes:
- the LOC104244129 gene encoding protein PELPK1-like, translating into MGNSKRHQLVNAITFCLVATSVVAAYTPYDDSPQQTMNQEKPYSPGSEYKVPSVPQDTSSKVPSVSKDYYKVPSVPESTYSKVPSVSKEYYKAPSVPEITYTKVPSVPESTYSKVPSVSETTYSKVPSVPENSYSNVPSSPKGTYTKVPSVPEITYTKVPSVPKSSYSKVPSPSKNYYKVPSVPETTYTKVPSVPKSTYSRVPSAPKGTYTKVPSVPETTYTKVQSAPESSYSKVSSTPKGTYTKVQSVPESSYFKVPSAPKGIYNKAPSDPEDTYSKVPSVSKDYYKIPSIPSVPKDNYNHVPQVPDHVHKDTYEVPSMQKNYYKIPSGPQNSYNKVPSVPKDYNNVPSVSKDNYGSKVTLPKPYFKLPAVASYRSRNLPLPKYPNQEHPSYNSFPSSKNTENYPSPPPPYY; encoded by the coding sequence ATGGGGAACTCAAAAAGACATCAACTTGTGAATGCCATAACATTTTGCTTGGTTGCCACAAGTGTTGTTGCAGCCTATACACCTTATGATGATTCTCCACAGCAAACTATGAATCAAGAGAAACCTTATTCCCCAGGATCTGAATATAAGGTACCATCAGTTCCACAAGACACATCTAGCAAGGTTCCATCAGTGTCGAAAGACTATTACAAAGTGCCATCAGTTCCAGAAAGTACTTATTCTAAGGTGCCATCAGTATCAAAAGAGTATTACAAGGCACCATCAGTTCCAGAAATTACATACACTAAAGTACCATCAGTTCCAGAAAGTACTTATTCTAAGGTGCCATCAGTTTCGGAAACTACATACAGTAAAGTACCATCAGTTCCAGAAAATAGTTATTCTAATGTGCCATCATCTCCAAAAGGTACTTATACTAAGGTGCCATCAGTTCCAGAAATTACATACACTAAAGTACCATCAGTTCCAAAAAGTAGTTATTCTAAAGTTCCATCACCATCAAAAAACTATTACAAGGTACCATCAGTTCCAGAAACTACATACACTAAAGTACCATCAGTTCCAAAAAGTACTTATTCTAGGGTGCCATCAGCTCCAAAAGGTACATATACTAAGGTGCCATCAGTTCCAGAAACTACATACACTAAAGTACAATCAGCTCCAGAAAGTAGTTATTCTAAGGTGTCATCAACTCCAAAAGGTACATACACTAAAGTACAATCAGTTCCAGAAAGTAGTTATTTTAAGGTGCCATCAGCTCCAAAAGGTATTTATAATAAGGCGCCATCAGATCCAGAAGATACTTATAGTAAGGTGCCATCAGTCTCAAAAGACTACTACAAAATACCTTCAATTCCATCTGTACCAAAAGATAATTACAATCATGTGCCTCAAGTCCCAGACCATGTTCACAAAGATACTTACGAAGTACCTTCTATGCAAAAGAATTACTACAAGATACCTTCAGGTCCTCAAAATTCTTACAACAAGGTTCCATCGGTACCCAAAGATTACAACAACGTACCTtcagtgtcaaaagacaactatGGATCTAAGGTAACACTGCCAAAACCTTACTTCAAGTTACCAGCAGTTGCCTCGTACCGTTCTCGAAATTTGCCATTACCTAAGTATCCTAACCAAGAACATCCTAGTTACAACTCTTTTCCATCATCGAAGAACACAGAGAATTATCCATCTCCACCACCACCTTACTACTAA